A genomic stretch from Prionailurus bengalensis isolate Pbe53 chromosome E2, Fcat_Pben_1.1_paternal_pri, whole genome shotgun sequence includes:
- the LOC122494152 gene encoding regulator of G-protein signaling 9-binding protein, whose product MAREECKALLDALNKTTACYHHLVLTVGGSADSQNLREELQKTRQKAQELAVAIRAQLTAALRDRGLGAEERAEFERLWVAFSGCLDLLEADMRRALALGTAFPLHAPRRPLVRTGVAGGSAGVAARALSARSLRHEAERDFDVDDLRELEREILQVSEMVNDMEMKVNVPRWTVQARQTAGAELLSSVGASSVGVVSVQERTGPCDVSKALAATVFSAVLLAAVALAICVAKLS is encoded by the coding sequence ATGGCAAGGGAGGAGTGCAAGGCGCTGCTGGACGCTCTCAACAAGACGACCGCATGCTACCACCACCTGGTGCTGACCGTAGGCGGCTCGGCAGACTCGCAGAACCTGCGTGAGGAGTTGCAGAAGACGCGCCAGAAGGCGCAGGAGCTGGCGGTGGCCATCCGCGCCCAGCTGACGGCCGCGCTGCGCGACCGGGGCCTGGGCGCCGAGGAGCGCGCGGAGTTCGAGCGCCTCTGGGTGGCTTTCTCTGGCTGCCTGGACCTGCTGGAGGCCGACATGCGGCGTGCGCTGGCCCTGGGCACCGCGTTCCCGCTGCACGCGCCGCGGCGGCCGCTGGTGCGCACCGGCGTAGCGGGCGGCTCCGCGGGCGTAGCGGCGCGCGCCCTGAGCGCCCGCAGCCTGCGGCACGAGGCGGAGCGCGACTTCGACGTGGACGACCTGCGCGAGCTGGAGCGGGAGATCCTTCAGGTGAGCGAGATGGTCAACGACATGGAGATGAAGGTCAACGTGCCCCGCTGGACCGTGCAGGCCCGCCAAACGGCGGGCGCCGAGCTCCTGTCCAGTGTCGGCGCCTCTTCGGTGGGCGTCGTGTCTGTACAGGAGCGCACCGGGCCTTGCGACGTGAGCAAGGCCCTGGCCGCCACCGTTTTCAGCGCCGTGCTGCTGGCGGCCGTGGCCCTGGCCATCTGCGTGGCGAAGCTGAGCTGA